GAAATAGTAGGAAATCGACAAGTTGTTATTGAGCAAATTGGAAATTCAGTTCCTCCTCAGTTAGGTAGAATCCTTGCCCTCAGCATTTTAGATCAAGTAATAAATGTTGGATTGCCCTTTAACCTTGCTTATTTGCCTGAAAGTAAAAAATTAGGTTTCAGGCAGCGCAAACGAAAGCTGACAGAGGTTTACTTTCAAAAAGCCCAAATAGCGATCGCTAAACTGTCTAAGGAAGGAAAAATAACAGCCTTAGCTGATTCTATTTACGAGGAGAAAGAAGAATCTATCAGATTCTTGTCTCTGGAAAATTTCTCATGGGCAAAAAAATCATCTCCCGGATGTATCAAGATTTACTTGAATTATGAATTAAATAATTCTTCTTGGACGATTACAGCAAGTACTAATGGCCATTGGGAGGAAGCAGATCAATTTATCATTGATGTGTATCCCTCATGTGGTTATGAAGAGTGGGTTCTTGGTACGAACTCAGTTAAGCTGTGTGGTAAACAATTGAATACACAAGTCTTTACATCTGTTTGGAAAGCCTTTGAAGAAAAGTTGAATAAAGCTACAGGCAAAGCAGATTTAGTGCAATTATCTGGGTATTATCAGTATAATGCTCGTATCATTGGAGTCATGAACTTCTGTGATAAGTTGAAAGTTAATTCGTTTTGGCGTGTAGTTCAATGTATAACAAGATGTATTGGTACTTCTACTCAACTTAAAGCAAAAGAATTTGCACAAAAGTGGGCTGTTCACGAAGAAGACATATTCTTCTACCTTCAGTCTTTAAGAGCTATGGGCTACGAAGTTAGAAGTCATAATACAAACCCGCAGATTCCCCCAGGTGAGTATTTGATCCCTTATGCATTTCCTACACTGAACCCAAAGAGCGTTCAACTGCGTAAAATTTTATAGCTGGGTTATGAGTGAACTGCACTTAAAAGTTTATGGTAATAGGAGTGAACTAGTTCTCCCTGATGGAACAGTTCAAGCCTTTCATGAAGGAGGAATGAATCAAGCCGCAAAGGCAAGATCTAGGAGAATAGCAGTAGAGCTTTCCAATGGCTATTTAGAAAGACAAATCTTAGCTTGTAGGGATACATGCTCAAATCTTGACTTTTTAGAGTTAATACAGGCACATAGATACCTTTTAGATAGATTGGTTCAATCAGTAACTAGTGAAGTTGGTAGAGCATTAGTTGGGCTGACGATACTACAGTTATGCGTTAAATCAATTGAGCCCGAACAGAATATTAGGTTGCATAAAGGTAGCACAGGCACAAGAGATTTTTCTTGGTGTGATGGGATTTCTATGCGTTCTCTTGATAGACAATACATTACACCTGTTTTGCGAAAATATGAATTGCTGAGGCTAAATGCTGATGGTTTTATGATGACTCGCAGCTTAGCAGAAAATTATCCATATTCAACCGTATACAAAGCGAATATACGAGGTGCGCGTTCTGAATGGGTAAACCTTGTTGAAGCTACAGAGAAAGCCGAATTAGCTGCTGATGTTGCACTTCGATATCTTCTTTCACAGTTACTTAATCAAGCAGACAACTTTAGAAGACTAGCTTTACAAGTTATTGATAAGCTTAGTTTATTTTTTGAAGCAACGGTTATTGATCAAAAAATAGCATTAAGTCTCATTCTGCGTCACATTAATCGATCTGATTATGCTGCTCAATTAATGGAAATTGCGATGCACAGTTTGATGCAAGCTATGCAAGATTATCAAGTTTTTCCAAATAGTCTTTTGAAACCTCTTTCACAAATGCGTTCCGCCAACAAAAAGCATGGAAATATTGGTGATATCGAGCTTTTAGAGGATAGACAGATTGTAGAGGCTTGGGATGCCAAGTATGGCAAAGCATATTTACGAGATGAGATTGAAGAGTTGTCAGAAAAACTGGAAGTACATCCTGCTATTAGACGGGCTGGTTTCGTTACAAGTCTTGAGCCTGAGGGCTTGATGAGTTGAAACCCAGATGTGAAGAGATTGAGGAAATTTACGGAATATCTTTAGAAGTTCTGACTTTTGAAGAGTGAATTGGAGAACAGTTTGAACGTACTTTGACAGAGGAAACTGTTTCGGAGCAAGAACTTGCTGTGGCTTGGATGACAGCGTATACCGAATCATTGGCACAGCAACGTAGAGAAATTGCACCAATTGACGAGCCTTGTTACCAATGGTTGTTAACACTAAAGGAGATATTAACTGAAGATTTACCAGATACCCCAAAAGCTTAAACCCATTGGTTTAGCAGGGCATCTACCAAAACACTAAAATCTAATTACAATTACAAACAATAGCTATACATTAGGAACAAAAGGTAAATCTATTGACGTCCAGTTGTATATCTGTGTTGAAAAACAACCAAGAAATATCCTGATTGATTCAGGAATAAGATGATATATAGATTTATCTTTAGATGTTTCCGCCTTTTGTCGTTAGTTAAAATTCAACTAATGACCTTAACAATTATTACTTATTAATTGGCAATATTCTCATGAAAACCATCTTAAAGAATTATCCTACCACCAAACAAGTAAAAATTTTCACTGCTTTGATATTAACTGGCATTTTATCTGTTAGTAGCAACCTTGTATTCATCAAAAATACTAGCGCTAATCCCAGAAATATTTTGCCAGACACAGCAAATGAAATTTTAGAAGTAACTAATAAAAATAACAACTTACCTTTACCGGTGGCGAGGGCTGTACTACGAGATGTATCATTACGCAACCAAGGAGTTTTGCCCAGTAAATTGCAAATAGTTGCATACAATCAACAAACTTGGCGCGATGGTTGTTTAGGGTTGCCTAAACCAGATGAATTCTGCACTCAAGCTTTAGTTCCAGGTTGGCGAGTAATTGTGTCTAATGGCAGTCAGAACTGGATTTATCACACTAATAGTAATGGTCGTTCTTTACGTTTAGCCAATTCTGCAACTCCTGTAAATAACCAATCAAACAATTTACCTACTTCTGTGAAAAATGCTGTTTTAGCTGCTGCATCCCAACTTACAGGATTACCTACTTCTCGAGTACGCATTGTTAACTTTAAACAAATAACCACAGATGGCTGTCTGGGTTTGGCACGTCCTGGGGAGGTTTGTATTCAGATTGCCCAGCAGGCTTGGGAAGTCAACGTACAAGCAGGAAAACAACGTTTGGTTTATCGCGCCAATCGTGATGGTTCTCAAGTCAGACTCAATCAAAATGCAAGCACAAACGCTTTACCAAAATCCATCACTGATGCGATTTTGGCAGATGCAGAAGAAGAGTTAGGATTACCCGTTTCTCGACTGTGGATAGTTGGTGTAGAAAGGCGAGAATGGTCAGATCGTTGTTTGGGTATTAGCACACCCCTGATTTTATGTGCGCCGAGTGTTGTACCTGGTTGGCGGGTAACTGTCAGCGATGGGCAACAGCGTTTAGTTTACCGAGTTGGTGAACCAAACACAATTAAGCTGGATAAACAAGCTAGCAAAATAACTGTTAATAATAGCCTTAAACCTCAGCCAATTCCGACTAGCGAGTTACCACCGCTTTTAGAAAGTGGTGTAGTTTTCCGTCAAATTTCTAGTGGTGGATTTGTGGGTAGAACCTACGAAACTGTTTTATTAGATGACGGGCTTTTGATTCGGACTCGCATAGGTGATGCTAACGATTCTGAACGTAGTGTCCGTCGCATTTCTTTACAGAAGTTACGGCAGTTTCAGAAATTGCTAGAAGAAAAAGGAGCAAACGAATTTCAGAATCTTAGTTATCCTGCGCCTTCTGGTGCAGCTGATTATGTGATCTATACTCTCACTAGTAGTGATGGTACTATTCGATACAACGATATTTCTCACAATAGCTTGCCTAAGAATTTACAAGTTGTAGTCACAGCATGGAATCAGCTCTTGAGAGAGGCGCAGGGGTAGTTAAGTCAGTGAAGAGTAATCAGCGATCGCTGATTTAATCTACGGTTTATTTATCGATATACAGATGTATAGAGAAAGTATAATCTCTGAATTAGAGTATAATTACTGACTGTAGTTGATACTTGCACAGATAAATGAGCAAGCAGAGTAGATATTTACATCATACTTGGGTGCATTCTAGTAGTGCAGTCAACATAGCAGTGGGGCAACAACAGCGAGAACCAATGTTTTTTTATTTTGCTTATGGATCATGTATGTGTCCTGTTGATCTGAAGCGATCGCTCGGCGAAAACACTCATAATTTTGTGATTGGGCCTGGTATACTCAAAGGATATAGGCTGGGATTTTATCGCTATTCTGCTTTTCGCAAGTGTGGTGTGCTAGATATTATCCAAGATCCAACTAGCACTGTGCATGGTGTACTTTATCAACTACCTTGGCGAATTAGCGATCGCTTAGATGAAAGAGAAGATGTCCCGCGTGGAGGTTATCGTCATGAATTTGTTGATATTCACTGCCAAGGGCGGGTTTATAGCAGTGTCCGCACTTATGTAGTGGTTGACAAATTAGCAAAAGAACACGCACCAAACGACTGGTACTTTAACGTTGTGCTGCGGGGTGCTGTTACGTGCGGATTACCGGAAGAGTACTGCTGGAATTTATTTAATCATATGTACCAACTACAACAGCAACCTCGAATAGTCCAGTGATATTTGCATAAACTCTAATTTAGGACACTTGGAGAACAAAATTATGGCTCATGCTTGCTGTGGTCCTGGCTATGCTTCTCCAGAAGCAGCGATGAAGGCAGAACGGGAAAAGATACTTTATACAATAGCCATCTATACAGGTACGGGTATTGAAGCACCAGATTATCTTGCCACTATAGACGTTGACCCTGATTCCCCAACTTATTCTCAAGTAATACATCGCCTTCCCATGCCCTATATTGGTGATGAGTTACATCATTTTGGCTGGAATGCGTGTAGTTCTTGTTACAATGATATAAATAAAAACCGCAGATTTTTAGTAATTCCGGGGCTGGGTTCTAGCCGGATTTATATTGTTGATACCGCAGACACCCACGCGCCCAAACTATATAAAATTATTGAACCGGAAGCAATTAAAGAGAAAACAAATTTAACAGCACCGCATACAGTACATTGTTTGGCTGATGGTCATGTGATGATTTCCATGCTGGGCGACAGCGAAGGTAATGGCCCGGGTGGCTTTTTATTGCTGGATGAGAATTTTGAGATTGCTGGACGCTGGGAATGCCAAGCTGATGCCATGCGGTTTAACTATGACTTTTGGTATCAGCCGCGTCATAACGTCATGGTGAGTAGCGAATGGGGCGCACCAAAAACTTATTATCCTGGCTTTGACCTCAACGATGTAGCAGCTGGGAACTACGGGCATCAATTACATTTTTGGGATTGGTCAAAACACGAAATTATTCAAAGTGTTGATTTGGGTGAAGAAGGATTAATTCCTCTAGAAGTGCGTTTTCATCACAATCCTAATAGTACCCACGGGTTTGTTGGTGCAGCCCTCAGCAGTAATGTTTGGCATTGGCATAAATCTAACGGACGTTGGGAAGTCGAGAAAGTTATTGATATTCCATCGGTAGAAGTGGAAGGTTGGCCAATCCCCGTGCCATCGTTGATTACTGATATCATAATTTCTATGTGCGATCGCTTTGTCTATCTTTCCAACTGGTTGCATGGTGATATTCGCCAGTATGACATTAGCAATCCTTCTCAACCTAAGCTCACAGGTCAAATTTGGTGTGGTGGTTTGCTAGGTCAAGCAGGTGAAGTTCAAGATCATAAA
Above is a genomic segment from Fischerella sp. JS2 containing:
- a CDS encoding DNA cytosine methyltransferase → MQQQGISPVKTLSLFSGGGGLDIAFHDSGFEIVQMVELEAKYVQTLQKNSQLGKRLEGSKPICTDIRDYFPDPKLKVDFIIGGPPCQTFSAAGRRAAGVSGTTDARGTLFQEYVRILKLLQPKGFLFENVYGITGANGGEAWKKLQEAFREVGYSIYFRILDAADYGVPQHRERLFIVGLKRGKYLFPYPTHGFDSLDQRPYYSAAKAVEGADISDIEPGLGGRFGHLLEDIPPGLNYSFYTKEMGYPNPIFSWRSKFSDFLYKADPDTPVRTIKAQSGQYTGPFSWENRRFSITELKRLQTIPDDYEIVGNRQVVIEQIGNSVPPQLGRILALSILDQVINVGLPFNLAYLPESKKLGFRQRKRKLTEVYFQKAQIAIAKLSKEGKITALADSIYEEKEESIRFLSLENFSWAKKSSPGCIKIYLNYELNNSSWTITASTNGHWEEADQFIIDVYPSCGYEEWVLGTNSVKLCGKQLNTQVFTSVWKAFEEKLNKATGKADLVQLSGYYQYNARIIGVMNFCDKLKVNSFWRVVQCITRCIGTSTQLKAKEFAQKWAVHEEDIFFYLQSLRAMGYEVRSHNTNPQIPPGEYLIPYAFPTLNPKSVQLRKIL
- a CDS encoding gamma-glutamylcyclotransferase produces the protein MSKQSRYLHHTWVHSSSAVNIAVGQQQREPMFFYFAYGSCMCPVDLKRSLGENTHNFVIGPGILKGYRLGFYRYSAFRKCGVLDIIQDPTSTVHGVLYQLPWRISDRLDEREDVPRGGYRHEFVDIHCQGRVYSSVRTYVVVDKLAKEHAPNDWYFNVVLRGAVTCGLPEEYCWNLFNHMYQLQQQPRIVQ
- a CDS encoding selenium-binding family protein codes for the protein MAHACCGPGYASPEAAMKAEREKILYTIAIYTGTGIEAPDYLATIDVDPDSPTYSQVIHRLPMPYIGDELHHFGWNACSSCYNDINKNRRFLVIPGLGSSRIYIVDTADTHAPKLYKIIEPEAIKEKTNLTAPHTVHCLADGHVMISMLGDSEGNGPGGFLLLDENFEIAGRWECQADAMRFNYDFWYQPRHNVMVSSEWGAPKTYYPGFDLNDVAAGNYGHQLHFWDWSKHEIIQSVDLGEEGLIPLEVRFHHNPNSTHGFVGAALSSNVWHWHKSNGRWEVEKVIDIPSVEVEGWPIPVPSLITDIIISMCDRFVYLSNWLHGDIRQYDISNPSQPKLTGQIWCGGLLGQAGEVQDHKLAGGPQMLQLSLDGKRLYVTNSLLSTWDNQFYPDFSQTGSYLLQIDCDTENGGMKINENFYVDFGKEPAGPARAHEMHYPGGDVTSDIWV